In a genomic window of Drosophila takahashii strain IR98-3 E-12201 chromosome 3L, DtakHiC1v2, whole genome shotgun sequence:
- the ATPsynCF6L gene encoding ATP synthase-coupling factor 6, mitochondrial — MFARVLKPSLVLRRSVTTTSSLRYKDPIYHIFLDKVREYRLKSPTGKPIDPGPEYDAELKESLERLALQYGGGEGVDMLEFPKFKLPDIDVDPISVLELPENQPKPEKKGSKDDKDEKVKGKDDKKAKSGDKDVKAKDDKKSTETKGKDEKDKKK; from the exons ATGTTCGCCCGAGTCCTGAAACCAAGCCTAGTTTTACGCAGGAGCGTGACCACCACTTCATCCTTGCGTTACAAGGATCCCATTTACCACATTTTTCTGGACAAGGTGCGTGAGTACCGACTGAAGAGCCCAACCGGCAAGCCCATTGATCCTGGTCCGGAATACGACGCGGAACTAAAGGAGTCTCTTGAGCGTCTGGCTCTTCAATACGGTGGCGGTGAGGGCGTTGATATGCTGGAGTTCCCTAAATTCAAGTTGCCCGATATAGATGTTGATCCCATTTCGGTTTTGGAGTT ACCAGAAAACCAACCTAAGCCGGAGAAAAAAGGTTCTAAAGATGATAAAGATGAGAAAGTAAAGGGTAAAGATGATAAGAAAGCAAAGAGTGGTGATAAAGATGTGAAGGCCAAAGATGACAAGAAATCGACTGAAACAAAGGGCAAGGACGAAAAGGACAAGAAAAAGTAG